One Solibacillus sp. R5-41 DNA segment encodes these proteins:
- a CDS encoding endonuclease Q family protein → MLKNYYADLHIHIGRTLNGRAVKITGSKTLTLTNILQTASSQKGLDLIGIIDCHSPGVLEEMAQLIAQGSLVPLADGGLRYENTTLILGTEIEIYDTNCHGPIHVLAYFPTITVMKAFSDWMSQHVKNIHLSSQRIYCDAKTLQQQVAALGGLFIPAHVFTPFKSLYGKGVRQSLTEVFDPAMIDAVELGLSSDTEMVSKIKELKHYTFVTNSDAHSLGKMAREYQKLYLADANFVELLKALHNIDNRSISANYGLHPLLGKYHQTVCAKCGSHVQDEAKLCLNCGSKQIIKGVAKRIQELSSDHTTERKRPPYIHQVPLDFIPGIGPKIIEKLLAAFGTEMDILHRVTVLQLATVVPQKIAERIDLARTGQLYFAVGGGGVYGKVQFD, encoded by the coding sequence TTGTTAAAAAACTATTATGCGGATTTGCATATTCACATTGGTCGCACATTGAATGGACGCGCAGTAAAAATTACGGGTAGTAAAACATTAACATTGACGAATATTTTACAAACAGCCAGCTCACAAAAGGGGCTCGATTTAATTGGAATTATCGACTGTCATTCACCGGGCGTATTAGAGGAAATGGCGCAATTGATAGCACAAGGTTCTCTTGTACCACTTGCTGACGGTGGACTGCGGTATGAAAATACAACACTTATTTTAGGCACTGAAATTGAAATTTACGATACGAATTGTCATGGTCCGATTCATGTGTTAGCATACTTCCCAACAATTACGGTTATGAAGGCTTTTTCAGATTGGATGAGTCAACATGTAAAAAATATACATCTCAGCTCGCAGCGTATTTATTGTGATGCAAAAACATTGCAGCAACAAGTAGCTGCACTCGGTGGTTTGTTCATCCCCGCACATGTGTTTACACCTTTTAAAAGCTTATATGGGAAAGGGGTGCGACAAAGCTTAACGGAAGTATTTGATCCGGCAATGATTGATGCGGTTGAACTTGGTCTTAGTTCCGATACCGAGATGGTCAGTAAAATAAAAGAACTTAAACATTATACATTTGTCACCAATTCTGACGCTCACTCCCTTGGTAAAATGGCGCGAGAATATCAAAAACTATATTTAGCAGATGCAAATTTCGTTGAGTTGTTAAAAGCATTGCACAATATTGATAATCGCTCTATAAGCGCTAATTATGGGTTACATCCTTTACTCGGAAAATATCATCAAACTGTTTGCGCTAAATGTGGCAGTCATGTACAGGATGAGGCGAAACTCTGTCTCAATTGTGGGAGTAAACAAATTATTAAAGGTGTGGCGAAACGCATACAGGAGCTGTCCTCCGATCATACGACAGAACGAAAAAGACCGCCCTACATCCATCAAGTACCATTAGATTTCATACCGGGTATCGGTCCAAAAATAATAGAAAAGTTACTCGCCGCATTTGGTACTGAGATGGACATACTACACCGAGTAACGGTTCTTCAATTGGCGACAGTTGTACCACAAAAAATTGCAGAAAGAATTGATTTAGCAAGAACGGGGCAGCTATATTTTGCAGTTGGTGGTGGCGGGGTTTATGGGAAGGTTCAATTTGATTAA
- the tenA gene encoding thiaminase II — MTFCDEVRKETDLYWEGSFEHPFVKGLVDGTLPIEKFKYYMMQDAYYLKHYTKVLAIAASKAEHNDDISYYLDMAQSINEGELELHRTVFAELAVSVEELKAFEPAPAAYNYVSHMYNAAHNGDVAEAFAAMFPCPWLYQEIGEKYKDAKPGVKLYEDWIAMYSADDFKATIEKQKAIMDRYVKEQPEKSAIFKAHFVKSCYYEWKFWEMPWTLENWENEVAQYDYV; from the coding sequence ATGACATTTTGTGATGAGGTAAGAAAAGAAACGGATTTATACTGGGAAGGAAGCTTTGAGCATCCATTTGTGAAAGGGCTTGTTGATGGCACGCTACCAATTGAAAAATTTAAATATTATATGATGCAAGACGCGTATTATTTAAAGCATTACACAAAAGTGCTAGCGATTGCAGCTTCGAAAGCGGAGCATAATGACGACATTTCGTATTATCTTGATATGGCACAATCTATTAACGAAGGAGAGCTTGAATTACACCGAACTGTGTTTGCAGAACTTGCTGTATCCGTAGAGGAGCTAAAAGCGTTCGAGCCTGCCCCAGCTGCTTATAATTATGTGAGCCACATGTATAATGCTGCACATAATGGAGATGTTGCAGAGGCTTTTGCAGCGATGTTCCCATGTCCGTGGTTATATCAGGAAATCGGTGAAAAATATAAAGATGCAAAACCGGGCGTTAAGCTATATGAGGATTGGATTGCGATGTATAGTGCAGACGATTTTAAAGCGACAATTGAAAAACAAAAAGCGATAATGGACCGCTATGTCAAGGAACAGCCTGAAAAAAGCGCCATTTTCAAAGCACATTTCGTGAAAAGCTGTTATTACGAATGGAAGTTTTGGGAAATGCCTTGGACATTAGAAAACTGGGAAAATGAGGTTGCTCAATATGACTATGTATAA
- the thiM gene encoding hydroxyethylthiazole kinase: MTMYNIHKKKPLVHCITNYVVANFTANGLLAIGASPVMADDKDEVAEMVAMADALLINIGTINSWTFEAMLIAGKKANELNVPTLLDPVGVGATEFRKKIVQQLLEQIRFDAIRCNVGELAAIAGVQWESKGVDSGEGDMDTVEVAKQVAKKWNTTVIVTGKTDIVTDGHVVEQIAGGDVRMTQITGSGCLLSAICSAALSVEGDKITNLQQVLQQYKQIAAEASGEAQYMGSVQVSVLNGLEKYSLREQL, encoded by the coding sequence ATGACTATGTATAATATTCATAAAAAGAAACCGCTCGTCCACTGTATAACGAATTATGTTGTCGCAAATTTTACAGCGAATGGCTTGCTAGCAATAGGGGCATCTCCTGTCATGGCAGATGATAAGGATGAAGTGGCGGAAATGGTCGCAATGGCAGATGCATTGTTAATTAATATCGGGACAATAAATTCATGGACATTTGAGGCGATGTTGATTGCAGGAAAAAAAGCGAATGAATTAAATGTTCCGACTTTACTTGATCCTGTAGGGGTTGGTGCAACCGAATTCCGAAAAAAAATCGTTCAGCAATTGCTTGAGCAAATCCGTTTTGACGCAATCCGTTGTAATGTAGGGGAACTTGCCGCAATTGCTGGTGTGCAGTGGGAATCCAAAGGTGTCGACAGTGGAGAAGGAGACATGGATACTGTTGAAGTTGCAAAGCAAGTAGCAAAAAAATGGAATACAACGGTTATTGTAACGGGAAAAACAGACATTGTAACGGATGGTCATGTAGTGGAGCAAATTGCTGGTGGCGATGTACGGATGACTCAAATTACTGGTTCAGGCTGTTTATTGAGTGCCATTTGTAGTGCAGCACTATCTGTTGAAGGGGATAAAATAACAAATTTACAGCAAGTTTTACAGCAATATAAACAAATAGCGGCAGAGGCTAGTGGTGAAGCGCAATATATGGGATCGGTACAAGTGAGCGTATTAAATGGCCTTGAAAAATATTCATTGAGGGAACAGCTATGA
- the thiD gene encoding bifunctional hydroxymethylpyrimidine kinase/phosphomethylpyrimidine kinase, with product MNIVMTIAGSDSSGGAGIQADLKTFQELGVYGTTVITALTAQNTIGVSNIFPTPPGFIQAQMEAVFADLPVTALKTGMLFSADIIETVAEVLQKMDVQLVVDPVMIAKGGASLLQREAVEALKTKLLPLATVLTPNIPEAEVITGMTITTPTDIQVAAQQILRQGVQCVVMKGGHLEGTEAVDTVFFQDGSTFSLSSKRIHTRHTHGTGCTFSAAVTAFLGKGYAVRDAIIEAKRFIQAAIENPLNIGNGNGPTNHFAYKQISSKGEVQLVETT from the coding sequence ATGAATATTGTGATGACGATTGCAGGCTCGGATAGTAGTGGTGGGGCAGGTATACAGGCAGATTTAAAAACCTTTCAGGAGCTTGGTGTATACGGGACGACTGTTATTACTGCTTTAACTGCACAAAATACAATAGGAGTCTCTAATATTTTTCCCACGCCGCCTGGTTTTATTCAAGCTCAAATGGAGGCTGTATTTGCAGATTTGCCTGTAACCGCTCTAAAAACGGGGATGTTATTTTCAGCTGACATTATTGAAACGGTTGCGGAAGTTTTACAGAAAATGGACGTACAGCTTGTCGTTGATCCAGTTATGATTGCAAAGGGCGGGGCTAGTTTATTACAGCGGGAAGCGGTCGAAGCACTCAAAACAAAGTTATTACCTTTAGCAACTGTGCTGACACCTAATATTCCAGAGGCAGAAGTCATTACAGGAATGACGATTACAACTCCAACTGATATACAAGTGGCAGCACAGCAAATTTTACGACAAGGTGTGCAATGCGTTGTAATGAAGGGGGGCCATTTAGAAGGTACGGAAGCGGTAGATACCGTATTTTTCCAGGATGGCTCAACATTTTCCTTAAGTAGTAAGCGTATTCATACACGGCATACACATGGAACTGGTTGTACGTTTTCTGCGGCAGTAACTGCTTTTTTAGGGAAAGGCTATGCTGTGCGGGATGCAATTATTGAGGCGAAACGATTTATTCAGGCCGCCATTGAAAATCCTTTGAACATTGGAAATGGAAATGGACCGACCAATCATTTTGCCTATAAGCAAATATCATCGAAAGGTGAGGTACAGCTTGTTGAAACGACATGA
- the thiE gene encoding thiamine phosphate synthase — translation MKRHELDVYFIMGTINCSGDPLVILEKALQAGITMFQLREKGDGALTGTALVEFAKSCQKLCRQYNVPFIINDHVELALEIDADGIHIGQDDTELAQIRTPFPNKWIGVSVHSMEEMDFAVKDGADYVGIGPIFETTSKLDAKDAAGVTFLTLAREAYPSYPIVAIGGITTKDVYEVRAAGADGVAVISAICQSDDINATVKAIKDNPVGQFFN, via the coding sequence TTGAAACGACATGAATTAGATGTATATTTTATTATGGGAACGATCAATTGCAGCGGAGACCCACTCGTTATTTTAGAGAAAGCACTACAAGCAGGTATTACGATGTTTCAGCTGCGAGAAAAGGGTGATGGTGCATTAACTGGTACAGCGCTCGTGGAATTCGCCAAAAGCTGCCAGAAGTTATGCCGTCAATACAATGTACCGTTTATTATCAATGATCATGTTGAATTGGCGTTAGAAATTGATGCGGATGGTATACATATTGGTCAAGATGATACCGAGCTGGCACAAATTCGTACGCCTTTTCCAAACAAATGGATCGGTGTATCTGTGCATTCGATGGAAGAAATGGATTTCGCTGTAAAGGATGGTGCAGATTATGTCGGGATCGGACCCATTTTTGAAACGACCTCTAAACTCGATGCGAAAGATGCAGCAGGTGTTACGTTTTTAACACTAGCGAGAGAGGCATATCCATCCTATCCGATTGTTGCAATTGGGGGTATTACAACGAAGGATGTTTACGAAGTCCGAGCGGCAGGAGCTGACGGGGTAGCAGTTATTTCAGCTATTTGTCAGAGCGACGACATAAATGCGACGGTGAAAGCAATAAAAGATAATCCAGTTGGCCAATTCTTTAATTAA
- the aac(6') gene encoding aminoglycoside 6'-N-acetyltransferase, producing the protein MLKKATIEDITTVAQLAMALWPDNEVVTLADEMKNIIVQPDAVIFLAFSEHEEIGFAQCQIRHDYVEGTATSPVGYLEGVYVKDAYRQKGVARELIATCEQWAKTQGCKEFASDCELHNEESLAMHIRLGFIEANRIICFTKTLI; encoded by the coding sequence ATGTTAAAAAAAGCTACTATAGAAGATATTACAACAGTCGCTCAGCTTGCTATGGCGTTATGGCCAGATAATGAGGTTGTCACATTGGCTGATGAGATGAAAAATATAATTGTACAGCCGGATGCGGTTATTTTCTTGGCTTTTTCTGAACATGAAGAGATTGGTTTTGCGCAGTGTCAAATACGCCATGATTATGTAGAAGGTACCGCAACAAGTCCGGTCGGTTATTTAGAAGGGGTATATGTGAAAGATGCTTATCGTCAGAAAGGGGTGGCAAGAGAATTAATCGCTACTTGTGAACAATGGGCCAAAACACAAGGCTGTAAAGAATTTGCTAGCGACTGTGAACTACATAATGAAGAAAGCCTAGCAATGCACATACGACTAGGATTTATTGAAGCGAATCGGATTATTTGTTTTACTAAAACTTTAATTTAA
- a CDS encoding DUF2238 domain-containing protein produces the protein MNSTKQKNIHVLLLIIVVIVFIWSFINPKAYLDWLAEVSPAVCIIIIVIATYNKFRFTTLSYCIIALLSIFTFIGGHYTYSEVPFFNWIQDEFNLKRNNYDRLGHFLKGLGAIVVREVLISFTPLKKGAWLSTITISFMLAIAALYEIIEWLSTKISKGSQSSKDFLGMQGDKWDAQWDMFLAFIGSVLTILIFTKLHDKLLRRKSK, from the coding sequence TTGAATTCAACAAAACAAAAAAATATCCATGTTTTGCTATTGATTATCGTCGTGATTGTTTTCATTTGGTCATTTATTAATCCTAAAGCCTATTTAGATTGGCTTGCAGAAGTAAGTCCAGCCGTATGTATAATTATTATTGTCATTGCAACTTATAATAAATTCAGATTCACTACTCTCTCCTATTGTATTATCGCTCTTTTGTCGATTTTCACCTTTATTGGTGGTCATTACACATATTCTGAAGTCCCTTTTTTTAACTGGATACAAGATGAATTTAATTTGAAAAGAAACAACTATGATCGGCTTGGTCATTTTCTAAAAGGTTTAGGCGCCATTGTCGTAAGAGAAGTATTAATCAGTTTTACCCCGTTAAAAAAAGGTGCGTGGCTATCTACTATTACAATCAGTTTCATGTTAGCGATAGCCGCGCTGTATGAAATTATAGAATGGCTAAGCACGAAAATTTCAAAAGGTAGCCAATCATCGAAAGACTTTTTAGGGATGCAAGGCGATAAATGGGATGCACAGTGGGATATGTTCTTAGCTTTTATCGGTTCGGTTTTGACTATCCTTATTTTCACAAAATTACATGATAAATTATTACGAAGGAAATCCAAATAA
- a CDS encoding DUF4179 domain-containing protein — MSMKEWMELDVDQLELEDVTNMEKSRVKQHVLKKRKKTTIWRKLPLAAILFISTATVTSFAFPSIASQLPFMDNVIRFFDDEYKQITNFETFSSEIGLSQTSNGMTVMIDSAVYDGTNVTVSFAIETEYDFGDSMYVRAPHWFDVVGASGSGGTDRITKISDTRYVGLASFTPRFKNDAYPETVEVTWKPEAFYNSVTNIEVEGDWSFAFSLDRLAGNLQTLDKTVANSEVSFTLQSIEYTDVSTVFSYNQEVQESLLKKWKEVTPIFYITDNLGNQYMEGTGGAGSTSDNYRTFEGTTSFGAIHEDASELIIKPAAIASLMYGMGHIEIELEPIVIDLK, encoded by the coding sequence ATGAGTATGAAAGAATGGATGGAGCTCGATGTGGACCAGCTTGAATTAGAAGATGTAACGAACATGGAAAAGTCACGTGTAAAACAGCATGTACTAAAAAAACGGAAGAAAACAACGATTTGGCGCAAACTACCCTTAGCAGCCATACTATTTATTAGTACAGCAACTGTAACAAGCTTTGCCTTCCCCTCAATTGCATCACAACTTCCATTTATGGATAATGTCATTCGCTTTTTTGATGATGAATATAAGCAGATTACAAATTTCGAAACGTTCTCAAGTGAGATTGGTTTGTCGCAAACGAGCAATGGGATGACCGTTATGATTGACAGTGCTGTATACGATGGGACAAATGTTACCGTATCCTTTGCAATTGAAACGGAATATGATTTTGGCGATTCCATGTATGTTCGTGCACCTCACTGGTTTGATGTTGTAGGGGCTAGTGGAAGCGGTGGAACTGACCGAATAACTAAAATAAGTGATACTCGTTATGTAGGGCTTGCTAGTTTCACACCTCGTTTTAAAAACGATGCCTATCCTGAAACAGTCGAAGTCACATGGAAGCCTGAAGCTTTTTATAACTCTGTTACAAATATAGAAGTCGAAGGTGACTGGTCATTTGCTTTTTCACTCGACCGTTTAGCAGGTAACTTACAGACCCTAGATAAAACCGTTGCAAATTCAGAGGTGAGCTTTACCCTTCAATCAATTGAATACACAGACGTTTCAACTGTATTCTCTTATAATCAAGAAGTTCAAGAAAGCTTGCTAAAAAAATGGAAAGAAGTAACACCTATTTTCTATATTACGGATAATCTGGGTAATCAATATATGGAGGGAACTGGCGGTGCTGGCTCAACATCCGATAACTATCGAACATTTGAGGGCACCACCTCGTTTGGAGCAATTCATGAAGATGCTTCCGAGCTCATTATTAAACCTGCTGCAATTGCAAGCTTAATGTACGGTATGGGACATATTGAAATAGAATTAGAGCCTATTGTAATTGATTTAAAGTGA
- a CDS encoding sigma factor-like helix-turn-helix DNA-binding protein, with protein MKSTPINFIVRIKKQKEDALEYIIDAYMPLVKTIAMKIYELIQKEAKNEILFALTQLEELDRNIFMMKYYLEISNSEIADSLGLTKAAVDNRIYRGKKVLATNPKLKERFV; from the coding sequence ATGAAAAGTACACCGATAAACTTTATTGTGCGAATAAAAAAACAAAAAGAAGACGCACTTGAATACATTATTGATGCGTATATGCCACTCGTAAAAACGATTGCTATGAAAATTTATGAACTAATACAAAAAGAAGCGAAAAATGAAATCTTATTTGCACTCACCCAATTAGAAGAGCTCGATCGCAACATTTTCATGATGAAATACTATTTAGAAATATCAAATAGTGAAATTGCAGATTCACTAGGGCTAACAAAAGCTGCTGTTGATAATCGGATATATCGCGGAAAAAAAGTATTGGCGACAAATCCAAAATTAAAGGAGCGATTCGTATGA
- a CDS encoding 3D domain-containing protein translates to MLKFRAFFIFAIIAISMNSVTYAADYPAPISDVNFTDIYVDEEMNFYDWGSTVTLNEGLVERVYTVVEGDNLYRIALAHNISLDSLMSINHLTDYLIYPGQELNVSAEEANVITVEKDESEKQEKNVVTANNPSPPPIVEPKVEVEPPDSTEESKEMVMTATAYTAYCTGCSGTTAYGIDLRANPNQKVIAVDPRVIPLGTKVWVEGYGEAIAGDTGGAIKGNKIDVFIPSYDNAMAWGVKTVKLKVLN, encoded by the coding sequence ATGCTGAAATTTAGAGCTTTTTTTATCTTTGCAATTATTGCAATTTCGATGAATTCGGTAACGTATGCAGCAGATTATCCTGCCCCAATAAGTGATGTCAATTTTACCGATATATATGTCGATGAAGAAATGAACTTTTACGATTGGGGTTCGACGGTCACTTTAAACGAGGGTTTAGTGGAAAGAGTTTATACAGTTGTAGAGGGGGATAATTTGTACCGCATTGCACTAGCGCACAATATTTCACTCGATTCACTTATGAGTATAAATCATTTAACGGATTATTTGATTTACCCTGGTCAGGAATTAAACGTAAGTGCTGAGGAAGCGAATGTGATTACGGTTGAAAAAGATGAGTCAGAAAAGCAGGAAAAAAACGTTGTAACTGCCAATAACCCATCACCACCACCTATCGTGGAACCGAAAGTGGAAGTGGAGCCTCCCGATTCTACCGAGGAGTCCAAAGAAATGGTTATGACCGCAACAGCCTATACGGCTTATTGTACAGGATGTTCTGGTACGACAGCTTATGGTATTGATTTGCGAGCCAATCCAAATCAAAAAGTAATCGCAGTAGATCCGCGGGTCATTCCACTTGGCACAAAGGTATGGGTAGAAGGCTACGGGGAAGCGATTGCTGGAGATACAGGTGGAGCTATTAAAGGAAATAAAATTGATGTGTTTATTCCATCTTATGATAATGCAATGGCATGGGGCGTCAAAACAGTAAAACTAAAAGTATTAAATTAA
- a CDS encoding NAD(P)-dependent oxidoreductase, whose product MEAKKIGFVGTGVMGASIVKHLISAGHEVTIYTRTKSKADALISLGAKWAATPAEASKGQQIIFTMVGYPIDVEEVYNGEQGIFSSATAGTIVVDMTTSEPTLAQKLYAQAKEMGIHSLDAPVSGGDIGAKNGTLSLMIGGDQEVFEQLKPIFEVFGENIVYQGNAGAGQHTKMCNQIVIASGMIGVCESMAYGLSAGLKMEDVLRSITAGAAGSWSLSNLAPRILNEDLDPGFYIKHIIKDMKIALDEAERMNLQLPGLSLAKSMYDKLLEEGYGENGTQALIKYYR is encoded by the coding sequence ATGGAAGCGAAAAAAATTGGATTTGTTGGAACCGGTGTAATGGGTGCGAGTATTGTTAAACATTTAATAAGTGCAGGACATGAAGTAACGATTTATACACGTACAAAAAGTAAGGCGGACGCATTAATCTCACTAGGAGCAAAATGGGCTGCCACACCAGCTGAAGCGAGTAAGGGTCAGCAAATTATCTTTACAATGGTAGGATATCCAATTGATGTGGAAGAAGTTTATAATGGTGAACAAGGAATTTTTTCATCAGCAACAGCAGGTACAATTGTAGTGGACATGACAACATCAGAACCAACATTAGCACAAAAGCTATATGCGCAAGCAAAAGAAATGGGAATACATAGTCTTGATGCGCCAGTTTCAGGTGGGGATATTGGGGCGAAAAATGGCACTTTATCGTTAATGATTGGTGGCGATCAGGAAGTTTTCGAACAGCTAAAACCAATTTTTGAAGTGTTTGGAGAAAATATTGTCTACCAAGGAAATGCAGGTGCTGGACAGCATACAAAAATGTGTAATCAAATTGTGATTGCATCTGGAATGATTGGCGTCTGTGAATCGATGGCTTATGGCTTGAGTGCTGGATTAAAAATGGAAGATGTATTGCGCTCGATTACTGCCGGAGCAGCCGGTTCATGGTCATTATCCAATTTAGCACCGCGCATTCTTAACGAAGATTTAGATCCAGGTTTCTATATAAAACATATTATTAAAGATATGAAAATTGCACTAGATGAGGCAGAACGTATGAATTTACAATTACCAGGCTTAAGCTTAGCAAAGTCAATGTATGACAAGCTGCTTGAAGAAGGCTATGGTGAGAACGGAACACAAGCATTAATTAAATACTATCGTTAA
- a CDS encoding chemotaxis protein encodes MENQKGILLESGTNELEIVEFEVANNKFGINVIKVKEIIQPIPVTFIPHVHPHVEGIIQLRGEVLPVVDMLKVLGIPTDNRSPQQKYIVAEFNKQRVVFHVDNVTQIHRISWDQIEKPSDMYQGGTSQVIGVIKRNDEMILLLDFERIMVDINPESSISVDAVKKLGKRERTEKKVVIAEDSPLLRKLLFDTMNEAGYVNTEFFENGRDAYEYLEALVKADKNIENHVQMVVTDIEMPQMDGHHLTKKIKEHTDLKKLPVIIFSSLITDDLRHKGDQVGAEEQISKPEIAELILKMDKLIL; translated from the coding sequence TTGGAGAACCAAAAAGGTATTTTACTAGAGAGCGGTACTAATGAACTAGAAATCGTTGAATTCGAAGTTGCTAATAATAAATTTGGTATAAATGTAATTAAAGTAAAAGAAATTATTCAGCCAATTCCTGTTACATTTATTCCGCATGTGCATCCTCATGTGGAAGGCATTATTCAATTGCGTGGAGAGGTATTGCCAGTTGTAGATATGTTAAAAGTTTTAGGCATTCCGACTGATAACCGTAGCCCACAGCAAAAATACATCGTTGCAGAGTTCAATAAACAGCGAGTTGTATTCCATGTGGATAATGTAACGCAAATTCACCGTATTTCTTGGGATCAGATTGAAAAACCTTCTGATATGTATCAAGGTGGCACTTCTCAAGTAATTGGCGTCATTAAGCGTAATGATGAAATGATTTTATTATTAGACTTTGAACGAATTATGGTTGATATTAATCCAGAATCAAGTATTAGTGTAGATGCCGTTAAAAAGCTAGGGAAGCGTGAACGCACCGAGAAAAAAGTCGTTATCGCGGAAGATTCGCCTTTATTACGAAAACTGTTATTTGATACGATGAATGAAGCTGGTTATGTAAATACAGAATTTTTCGAAAATGGAAGAGATGCCTATGAATACTTAGAGGCACTTGTGAAAGCTGACAAAAATATTGAAAATCATGTACAAATGGTTGTAACAGATATTGAAATGCCACAAATGGATGGTCACCATTTAACCAAAAAAATTAAAGAACATACAGATTTGAAAAAATTACCTGTTATCATTTTCTCGAGCTTAATTACAGATGATTTACGTCATAAAGGTGACCAAGTTGGAGCAGAAGAACAAATTTCAAAACCAGAAATTGCAGAGTTAATTTTAAAAATGGATAAGTTAATTTTATAG